Proteins encoded within one genomic window of Amycolatopsis sp. 2-15:
- a CDS encoding GNAT family N-acetyltransferase, with protein sequence MHNDVTATGHAARIATVDALLPAPLPFEVHDDATLLSAQVGDTTAAGLATSTELGPDSSQSIWRALTEHRLEVQLAGPDPAAGLDALLTRWDEHLSTIARPGDPECSAVVSRPSRDTAGVTEMLRHGFAPVGVIAVRPAQRMAASGPTTTPGVCIRHATPDDLETAVHLMLELQRYDAQFGRVTVRPGIDELVGKELLRLLERPEPQVWIAELYGQALGLAVLQMPDETAWIQHRVAASRIGYLSSLAVAEAARSAGVGTALAAHAHQVFDEAGADVVLLHTAVLNPRSTPFWYAQGYRPLWTGWQRRPAVR encoded by the coding sequence ATGCACAACGACGTGACAGCCACCGGGCACGCGGCGCGGATCGCCACGGTGGACGCGCTGCTCCCCGCGCCCCTCCCCTTCGAAGTCCACGACGACGCCACCCTCCTGTCGGCGCAGGTCGGCGACACGACGGCCGCCGGTCTGGCCACCAGCACCGAGCTCGGCCCCGACAGCTCCCAGTCCATCTGGCGCGCCCTGACCGAGCACCGGCTCGAGGTCCAGCTTGCCGGTCCGGACCCCGCCGCCGGCCTCGACGCGTTGCTCACTCGATGGGATGAACACCTGTCGACCATCGCCCGTCCGGGGGATCCCGAGTGCTCGGCCGTGGTCTCCCGGCCCAGCCGGGACACCGCCGGCGTGACCGAAATGCTGCGCCACGGCTTCGCCCCCGTCGGCGTGATCGCCGTCCGCCCGGCCCAGCGCATGGCCGCCTCGGGCCCCACGACGACCCCCGGCGTCTGCATCCGCCACGCCACGCCGGACGACCTCGAAACCGCCGTGCACCTCATGCTCGAACTCCAGCGCTACGACGCGCAGTTCGGCCGCGTGACGGTGCGGCCGGGCATCGACGAGCTCGTGGGCAAGGAGCTCCTGCGGTTGCTGGAGCGCCCGGAGCCGCAGGTGTGGATCGCCGAGCTGTACGGGCAGGCGCTCGGCCTGGCCGTGCTGCAGATGCCCGACGAGACGGCCTGGATCCAGCACCGCGTGGCGGCTTCGCGGATCGGGTACCTGTCTTCGCTGGCCGTCGCGGAGGCCGCGCGGTCGGCGGGTGTGGGTACGGCGCTGGCGGCCCACGCGCACCAGGTGTTCGACGAGGCCGGTGCGGATGTCGTGCTGCTGCACACGGCGGTGCTGAACCCGCGGTCGACGCCGTTTTGGTACGCGCAGGGGTATCGGCCGCTGTGGACGGGGTGGCAGCGGAGGCCTGCGGTCCGCTAG
- a CDS encoding SAM-dependent methyltransferase — MSEQPASAPKAPEGVDTEKPSAARIYDWYLGGTQNWAVDREFGRRVEQQWPLVRPGAKQNREFMNRTVRAALKAGIRQFIDLGSGVPTAGNVHEVIEAELDDDDRATVLYVDYEPVAVAHATLILEEEAATDWAGILQADMRDPKSVLHSPTTREFIDFGKPVCLLMMAVLHFVGPDDDPEGLVKVYRDALAPGSWLSISQMSEGDGDGPALEGLRWFVEQYRKTSNPVWMRDRDDIVPFFGGWPLLEPGIVHLPDWRPERELNAVEAEARPFAWCGVAEKP; from the coding sequence GTGAGCGAGCAGCCGGCGTCCGCACCGAAGGCGCCCGAGGGCGTGGACACCGAGAAGCCCTCGGCGGCGCGGATCTACGACTGGTACCTCGGCGGCACGCAGAACTGGGCCGTCGACCGCGAGTTCGGCCGGCGCGTGGAGCAGCAGTGGCCGCTGGTGCGGCCGGGCGCGAAGCAGAACCGCGAGTTCATGAACCGCACGGTGCGCGCCGCGCTGAAGGCGGGGATCCGGCAGTTCATCGACCTCGGCTCGGGGGTGCCGACGGCCGGCAACGTCCACGAGGTCATCGAGGCCGAACTGGACGACGACGACCGCGCGACCGTGTTGTACGTGGACTACGAGCCCGTGGCCGTGGCCCACGCGACGCTGATCCTCGAAGAGGAGGCCGCCACCGACTGGGCCGGCATCCTGCAGGCCGACATGCGCGACCCCAAGTCGGTGCTGCACTCGCCGACCACCCGCGAGTTCATCGACTTCGGCAAGCCCGTGTGCCTGCTGATGATGGCGGTGCTGCACTTCGTCGGCCCGGACGACGACCCCGAGGGCCTCGTCAAGGTCTACCGCGACGCGCTCGCGCCGGGCAGCTGGCTGTCGATCTCGCAGATGAGCGAGGGCGACGGCGACGGCCCGGCACTCGAAGGCCTGCGTTGGTTCGTGGAGCAGTACCGCAAGACCAGCAACCCCGTCTGGATGCGCGATCGCGACGACATCGTGCCGTTCTTCGGTGGCTGGCCGTTGCTGGAGCCGGGGATCGTGCACCTGCCGGACTGGCGGCCGGAGCGGGAGCTGAACGCGGTGGAGGCCGAGGCCAGACCGTTCGCGTGGTGCGGGGTCGCGGAGAAGCCGTGA
- a CDS encoding SAM-dependent methyltransferase has translation MTAPDAPAGVDVEKPSAARVYDWYLGGSQNWAVDREFGRRVEKVWPLIRPISRQNRAFMNRVVRAALDAGIRQFVDLGSGVPTAGNVHEIVRERLPADERASVVYVDYEPVAAAHSRVILEREHASDWAGLVQRDIRDPKALFADETTRRLVDWSEPVCLLMITVLHFIGPDDDPDGLMATYRAKLAPGSWLAVTHGTCRDDAPPDRAAEVKSFIDAYRDTSNPAYLRSDAEIRPWFGGWPLLDPGLSALPDWRPDRPVSALEAETRPFAWCGVAEKP, from the coding sequence GTGACCGCGCCGGACGCGCCGGCCGGGGTGGACGTCGAGAAGCCGTCGGCCGCGCGTGTCTACGACTGGTACCTCGGTGGTTCGCAGAACTGGGCCGTCGACCGCGAGTTCGGCCGGCGCGTGGAGAAGGTGTGGCCGCTGATCCGGCCCATCTCGCGGCAGAACCGGGCGTTCATGAACCGCGTGGTGCGCGCCGCGCTCGACGCCGGGATCCGGCAGTTCGTGGACCTCGGCTCGGGTGTGCCGACGGCGGGGAACGTCCACGAGATCGTGCGCGAGCGGCTGCCGGCCGACGAGCGCGCGTCCGTCGTGTACGTGGACTACGAGCCGGTGGCCGCCGCGCACTCGCGCGTGATCCTCGAACGCGAGCACGCGAGCGACTGGGCCGGCCTCGTGCAGCGCGACATCCGCGACCCGAAGGCGCTGTTCGCCGACGAGACCACGCGACGGCTGGTGGACTGGTCCGAGCCCGTGTGCCTGCTGATGATCACCGTGCTGCACTTCATCGGCCCCGACGACGACCCCGACGGGCTCATGGCGACCTACCGCGCGAAGCTCGCCCCCGGCTCGTGGCTGGCCGTGACGCACGGCACGTGCCGCGACGACGCGCCGCCGGACCGCGCTGCCGAAGTGAAGTCCTTCATCGACGCCTACCGCGACACGTCCAACCCCGCCTACCTGCGCTCGGACGCCGAGATCCGGCCGTGGTTCGGCGGCTGGCCCCTGCTGGATCCGGGCCTGTCCGCACTGCCGGACTGGCGGCCGGACCGGCCGGTGTCGGCGCTGGAGGCGGAGACGCGGCCGTTCGCGTGGTGCGGGGTGGCGGAGAAGCCGTGA
- the lon gene encoding endopeptidase La, producing MSDPRLLPVLPLDDDVVLPGMVVPLDLTDAETRGAVESAQAKTPATASFPGIRSGAATKAEVLIVPRIHGEYAEMGTVATVERIGRVPGGKAAVLLRGTGRAVVGRIADGPGAARWVHADEATEFTDDRSTQLASEYKAVVISLLQQRGGWQMIDAVQQVEEPSAIADLSGNAPYLATEQKIELLTTLDVSKRLERAMEWSKEYLAELEVTDTIRKDVQEGMDKQQKEFLLRRQLEAIRKELGELDGTAEDDDYRARVEAADLPDNVKKAALAEVDKLERTSEQSPEGGWIRTWLDTVLELPWNERTEDVYDIAAARAVLDADHAGLDDVKERIIEYLAVRKRRAESGLGPVGGRRSGAVLALAGPPGVGKTSLGESVAKAMGRKFVRVALGGIRDEAEIRGHRRTYVGALPGRIVRAIKEAGSMNPVVLLDEIDKVGADYRGDPTAALLEVLDPEQNHTFRDHYLEVELDLSDVVFLATANALETIPGPLLDRMELVTLDGYTEHEKVTIARDHLLPRELERAGLTTGDVVITDAAFSRIAAEYTREAGVRDVNRTIAKLLRKIATKVALDEAALPVSLDAADLETYLGRPRHVPESSLPTSTQRTSIPGVATGLAVTGAGGDVLYIEASLADPESGSTGLQLTGQLGEVMKESVQIALSYLRSHGAELELPVSDLKDRGIHVHVPAGAVPKDGPSAGVTMTTALASLLSGRVVRADVAMTGEVSLTGRVLPIGGVKQKLLAAHRAGMKTVIIPQRNEPDLDDVPAEVLSQLDVHAVANVREVLELALTPASSEVPQAA from the coding sequence ATGTCAGATCCCCGCCTCCTGCCCGTTCTCCCGCTCGATGACGACGTCGTGCTGCCGGGCATGGTGGTCCCGCTCGACCTCACCGACGCCGAGACCCGGGGCGCAGTGGAGTCCGCTCAGGCCAAGACGCCCGCGACGGCGTCGTTCCCCGGCATCCGCTCCGGCGCGGCCACCAAGGCCGAAGTGCTGATCGTCCCCCGCATCCACGGCGAGTACGCCGAGATGGGCACGGTCGCCACCGTCGAGCGCATCGGCCGGGTTCCCGGCGGCAAGGCCGCCGTTCTGCTGCGCGGCACCGGCCGCGCCGTGGTGGGCCGCATCGCGGACGGTCCCGGCGCCGCGCGCTGGGTCCACGCCGACGAGGCCACCGAGTTCACCGACGACCGCTCCACGCAGCTCGCGTCGGAGTACAAGGCCGTGGTCATCTCGCTGCTCCAGCAGCGTGGTGGCTGGCAGATGATCGACGCTGTCCAGCAGGTCGAAGAGCCCTCCGCGATCGCGGACTTGTCGGGCAACGCGCCGTACCTGGCCACGGAGCAGAAGATCGAGCTGCTCACCACGCTCGACGTGAGCAAGCGGCTCGAGAGGGCCATGGAGTGGAGCAAGGAGTACCTCGCCGAGCTCGAAGTGACCGACACCATCCGCAAGGACGTCCAGGAGGGCATGGACAAGCAGCAGAAGGAATTCCTGCTGCGCCGCCAGCTCGAGGCGATCCGCAAGGAGCTCGGTGAGCTCGACGGCACCGCCGAGGACGACGACTACCGCGCCCGCGTCGAGGCCGCCGACCTGCCCGACAACGTGAAGAAGGCCGCGCTGGCCGAGGTCGACAAGCTGGAGCGCACCTCCGAGCAGTCGCCCGAGGGCGGCTGGATCCGGACCTGGCTCGACACCGTCCTGGAGCTGCCCTGGAACGAGCGCACCGAGGACGTCTACGACATCGCCGCCGCGCGCGCCGTGCTCGACGCGGACCACGCGGGCCTCGACGACGTCAAGGAACGCATCATCGAGTACTTGGCCGTGCGCAAGCGCCGCGCGGAGTCGGGGCTCGGCCCGGTCGGCGGACGCCGTTCGGGTGCCGTGCTCGCCCTCGCGGGCCCTCCCGGGGTCGGCAAGACGTCGCTGGGCGAGTCCGTGGCGAAGGCCATGGGACGCAAGTTCGTGCGCGTCGCCCTCGGTGGCATCCGGGACGAGGCGGAGATCCGCGGGCACCGGCGTACGTACGTCGGCGCGCTGCCGGGCCGCATCGTGCGGGCCATCAAGGAGGCCGGCTCGATGAACCCGGTCGTGCTGCTCGACGAGATCGACAAGGTCGGCGCCGACTACCGCGGCGACCCGACGGCCGCCCTGCTGGAGGTGCTGGACCCGGAGCAGAACCACACGTTCCGTGACCACTACCTCGAGGTGGAGCTCGACCTGTCCGACGTCGTGTTCCTCGCGACGGCCAACGCGCTGGAGACCATCCCCGGCCCGCTGCTCGACCGCATGGAGCTCGTCACCCTCGACGGCTACACCGAGCACGAGAAGGTGACGATCGCCCGTGACCACCTGCTCCCGCGCGAGCTGGAGCGCGCCGGCCTCACGACCGGCGACGTGGTGATCACCGACGCGGCGTTCAGCCGGATCGCCGCCGAGTACACCCGCGAGGCGGGCGTGCGCGACGTGAACCGGACGATCGCCAAGCTGCTGAGGAAGATCGCGACGAAGGTGGCTCTGGACGAGGCCGCGCTGCCGGTTTCCCTGGACGCGGCCGACCTGGAGACCTACCTGGGCCGCCCGCGCCACGTGCCGGAGTCCTCGCTGCCGACCTCGACCCAGCGCACGTCCATTCCGGGCGTCGCAACGGGTCTGGCCGTGACCGGCGCCGGCGGTGACGTGCTCTACATCGAGGCGTCGCTGGCCGACCCGGAGAGCGGCTCGACGGGCCTTCAGCTCACCGGCCAGCTCGGCGAAGTGATGAAGGAGTCGGTGCAGATCGCGCTCTCGTACCTGCGCTCGCACGGCGCGGAGCTCGAACTGCCCGTCAGCGATCTGAAGGACCGCGGCATCCACGTCCACGTCCCCGCGGGCGCGGTGCCGAAGGACGGCCCCTCGGCCGGCGTCACCATGACGACGGCTCTGGCCTCGCTGCTGTCCGGCCGCGTGGTTCGCGCGGACGTGGCGATGACCGGCGAGGTCTCGTTGACCGGCCGCGTGCTGCCGATCGGTGGCGTGAAGCAGAAGCTGCTCGCCGCCCACCGGGCCGGGATGAAGACGGTGATCATCCCGCAGCGCAACGAGCCGGACCTGGACGACGTGCCGGCGGAGGTGCTGTCGCAGCTGGATGTGCACGCTGTGGCGAACGTCCGTGAGGTGCTGGAGCTGGCGTTGACGCCTGCTTCTTCGGAGGTTCCGCAGGCTGCGTGA
- a CDS encoding MSMEG_0570 family nitrogen starvation response protein, producing the protein MPEVVFRVRWPDSSVQRCYSPSTVVEEHFTAGEAYPVAEFVERSRAALTLASERVLARFGFPCLRAAAQLADIERRAGAFRGREEQVVVEGFEQ; encoded by the coding sequence ATGCCCGAGGTCGTGTTCCGAGTGCGCTGGCCGGATTCCTCGGTGCAGCGGTGCTACTCACCGTCCACTGTGGTCGAAGAGCACTTCACCGCTGGGGAGGCGTACCCCGTCGCGGAGTTCGTCGAGCGGTCGCGGGCGGCGTTGACGCTCGCGTCGGAGCGGGTGCTCGCGCGGTTCGGCTTCCCGTGCTTACGGGCGGCGGCGCAGCTCGCCGACATCGAGCGGCGAGCGGGAGCTTTCCGAGGCCGAGAAGAACAAGTGGTCGTGGAGGGCTTCGAACAGTGA
- a CDS encoding TIGR03667 family PPOX class F420-dependent oxidoreductase, with amino-acid sequence MELTTHLPLADRERVEARLDHNLMAWLSTVRPDGQPVTVPVWFLARDDETFLLYSRPGTAKLRNIASNPKVSLVLDVTDVGRNVVRIEGLAAPATAPPADRNPEYLAKYTERIAALFDTPERFAELFSVAVVVTPTKLST; translated from the coding sequence GTGGAACTTACGACGCACCTGCCACTCGCCGATCGCGAACGGGTCGAGGCGCGGCTGGACCACAACCTGATGGCGTGGCTCTCCACCGTGCGCCCGGACGGGCAGCCGGTCACCGTGCCCGTGTGGTTCCTCGCGCGCGACGACGAGACCTTCCTTCTCTACAGCCGCCCCGGCACGGCGAAGCTGCGCAACATCGCCAGCAACCCGAAGGTCAGTCTGGTGCTCGACGTCACCGACGTCGGCCGCAACGTCGTACGGATCGAAGGCCTGGCCGCGCCCGCGACGGCCCCGCCGGCCGACCGGAACCCCGAGTACCTAGCCAAGTACACCGAGCGCATCGCGGCACTGTTTGACACGCCTGAGCGATTCGCGGAGTTGTTCTCCGTCGCGGTGGTGGTGACCCCGACGAAGCTGAGCACCTAG
- a CDS encoding YajQ family cyclic di-GMP-binding protein, protein MADPSFDVVSKVDRQEVDNALNQASKELGTRFDFRGTGTTIDWAGEEALTIESETEERALAAVEVFKEKLIKRNISLKAFEAGEPALSGKIYKIGGKILQGIASDKAKQIAKFIRDEGPKGVQAQIQGDQLRVSGKKKDQLQDVIALLKGKDFEIALQFTNYR, encoded by the coding sequence GTGGCGGATCCCTCTTTCGACGTGGTGAGCAAGGTCGACCGCCAGGAGGTGGACAACGCGCTGAACCAGGCGAGCAAGGAGCTGGGCACGCGGTTCGACTTCCGCGGCACGGGCACGACCATCGACTGGGCCGGCGAGGAAGCGCTCACGATCGAGTCGGAGACCGAGGAGCGGGCGCTCGCCGCCGTGGAGGTCTTCAAGGAGAAGTTGATCAAGCGCAACATCTCGCTGAAGGCGTTCGAAGCCGGCGAGCCCGCGCTGTCCGGCAAGATCTACAAGATCGGCGGCAAGATCCTGCAGGGCATCGCGTCGGACAAGGCGAAGCAGATCGCCAAGTTCATCCGCGACGAAGGCCCGAAGGGCGTCCAGGCCCAGATCCAGGGCGACCAGCTGCGGGTGTCGGGCAAGAAGAAGGACCAGCTGCAGGACGTGATCGCGTTGCTGAAGGGCAAGGACTTCGAGATCGCGTTGCAGTTCACGAACTACCGCTGA
- a CDS encoding helix-turn-helix transcriptional regulator codes for MLRIVRHGEWRFTGPRRTTTTVSGGQFIVRLNDPSWTFEVEPRTTALVLQLPVEPLRPYPADRHVAGSVEAPELRLLVAQTRAIEASVDTLGPAGLQAARAALVELTRGVVCGHVDATEPQLAPTLAAAARDLADSLPADPELSPAVVAARLNVSSRTLQRALSATGEPLGAYVRRRRLERARLDLTSHVTVSEVAARWQFADSSHFIRAFKSRYGMTPTQFVRSAQR; via the coding sequence GTGCTCCGCATCGTCCGCCACGGCGAGTGGCGCTTCACCGGCCCGCGCCGTACCACCACGACCGTTTCTGGTGGACAGTTCATCGTGCGGCTCAACGATCCCTCGTGGACGTTCGAGGTCGAGCCGCGCACCACGGCGCTGGTCCTGCAGCTGCCCGTGGAGCCCCTGCGCCCTTATCCGGCCGACCGGCACGTGGCCGGCAGTGTCGAGGCGCCCGAGCTTCGCCTGCTCGTGGCCCAGACCCGCGCCATCGAGGCGTCCGTCGACACCCTCGGCCCGGCCGGCCTGCAGGCCGCGCGCGCCGCCCTGGTGGAGCTCACGCGCGGCGTCGTGTGCGGCCACGTGGACGCCACGGAGCCCCAGCTCGCCCCCACCCTGGCCGCCGCCGCGCGCGACCTCGCCGACTCACTGCCGGCCGACCCGGAGCTCAGCCCCGCCGTGGTGGCCGCGCGCCTGAACGTCTCGTCCCGCACCCTGCAGCGCGCCTTGTCCGCGACGGGCGAACCGCTCGGCGCCTACGTCCGCCGTCGCCGCCTCGAGCGGGCCCGCCTGGACCTCACCTCGCACGTCACGGTGTCCGAGGTCGCGGCACGCTGGCAGTTCGCGGACAGCAGCCATTTCATCCGCGCGTTCAAATCGCGCTACGGCATGACGCCGACGCAGTTCGTGAGGTCGGCTCAGCGGTAG
- a CDS encoding methyltransferase, giving the protein MPTDPLATTDSADDAELMLHLLTGGWVAQILRTTATLNIADHLADGPANAAEVAERVSSDPRTTYRLMRAAASLGVLSHEGERRFGLTPLGGLLRSDVPGSMRSLVMVQNEHAHWQAWERLPDAVRTGRTQMRETHGTDLFGYFGRPENAGEAALFARAMGDLSGLVTQGAIAAVDTTGVTTVVDAGGADGDFVLGLMASNPQLRGQVLELPHAVPGARAEAERRGLADRFTAVEGDFFDAVPPADLYLLKMILHDWSDESCLTILRNCRAAVTEGGRLLVVEMVIGELGKPDFATRADTDMLTATEGMERDLDEYDALFAASGWRREKTYPVGGGHSVLELVTKP; this is encoded by the coding sequence ATGCCCACCGACCCGCTCGCGACCACCGACTCGGCGGACGACGCCGAGTTGATGCTGCACCTGCTCACCGGCGGCTGGGTCGCCCAGATCCTGCGCACCACGGCCACGCTGAACATCGCCGACCACCTCGCCGACGGCCCCGCCAACGCCGCGGAAGTCGCCGAGCGGGTGAGCAGCGACCCGCGCACGACGTACCGGCTGATGCGCGCCGCGGCGTCGCTCGGGGTTCTGAGCCACGAAGGCGAGCGCAGGTTCGGGCTGACGCCGCTGGGCGGGCTGCTGCGCTCCGACGTGCCGGGGTCGATGCGGTCGCTCGTGATGGTCCAGAACGAGCACGCCCACTGGCAGGCGTGGGAGCGGCTGCCCGACGCCGTGCGCACCGGACGCACCCAGATGCGCGAAACCCACGGCACGGACCTGTTCGGTTACTTCGGCCGTCCCGAAAACGCGGGGGAAGCGGCACTTTTCGCGCGCGCCATGGGAGATCTGTCCGGTTTGGTCACGCAGGGCGCGATTGCTGCGGTCGACACCACGGGCGTGACCACGGTCGTCGACGCCGGCGGCGCGGACGGCGACTTCGTGCTCGGCCTGATGGCCTCGAACCCGCAGCTGCGCGGGCAGGTGCTCGAACTGCCGCACGCCGTGCCGGGCGCCCGCGCGGAGGCCGAGCGGCGTGGCCTGGCCGACCGCTTCACCGCCGTCGAGGGCGACTTCTTCGACGCCGTCCCGCCCGCGGACTTGTACCTGCTGAAGATGATCCTCCACGACTGGTCCGACGAGAGCTGCCTCACGATCCTGCGCAACTGCCGCGCGGCCGTGACCGAAGGCGGCCGGCTGCTCGTCGTCGAGATGGTGATCGGCGAACTCGGCAAACCCGACTTCGCGACGCGCGCCGACACGGACATGCTCACCGCGACCGAGGGCATGGAACGCGACCTCGACGAGTACGACGCGTTGTTCGCGGCGTCGGGTTGGCGGCGCGAGAAGACGTATCCCGTGGGTGGGGGCCACTCGGTGCTGGAGCTCGTCACGAAGCCGTGA
- a CDS encoding sialidase family protein: MRRWTPVIAFLTSLVVLAAGLTPASAVVDKQQLVPGYGSYARLIRLQYSPFGKGHILASVTSEDGNGKFTPIMESTDEGASFHKIGEIRDPDGKLGECCGTLYELPQRVGRLRAGTVLWAASYRQDAGAQRRIGIKVWASSDGGKRWTYLSEAAISHNHDGIWEPEFTVDAGGTLWLHYADETQAPKYAQVLNRVASTDGIHWGTKQLTLAIPPDRVRPGMPIIRRLPDGRYWFSYEICNYGDRYCDPYYKISTDGANWGDPADPGTRVNTASGNYFQHAQTVTLFPGGPNGVRLVMVGQIYTNAKGTPVAGNGQTLLANDNLGAGNWYPLPAPILITGIYNNFCPNYSSTLLPVDGGKNVVEIATEYNLGCKAYFGKGPMG, from the coding sequence ATGCGCCGTTGGACACCCGTGATCGCCTTCCTCACGTCACTGGTGGTGCTGGCCGCCGGGCTCACGCCCGCGTCGGCCGTGGTCGACAAGCAGCAGCTCGTGCCGGGATACGGCTCGTACGCGCGGCTGATCCGGCTGCAGTACTCGCCGTTCGGCAAGGGCCACATCCTCGCGTCGGTCACGAGTGAGGACGGGAACGGCAAGTTCACGCCCATCATGGAGAGCACCGACGAGGGCGCGAGCTTCCACAAGATCGGCGAGATCCGCGACCCCGACGGCAAGCTCGGCGAATGCTGCGGCACCCTCTACGAGCTGCCCCAACGCGTCGGCCGGCTGCGCGCGGGCACGGTGCTGTGGGCCGCGAGCTACCGGCAGGACGCGGGCGCGCAGCGGCGCATCGGCATCAAGGTCTGGGCCAGCTCCGACGGCGGGAAGCGCTGGACGTACCTGTCCGAGGCCGCGATCTCGCACAACCACGACGGCATCTGGGAGCCCGAGTTCACCGTCGACGCCGGCGGCACGCTCTGGCTGCACTACGCCGACGAGACGCAAGCCCCGAAGTACGCGCAGGTGCTCAACCGCGTCGCGTCCACCGACGGGATCCACTGGGGCACCAAGCAGCTCACGCTGGCCATCCCGCCCGACCGCGTCCGCCCGGGCATGCCGATCATCCGGCGCCTGCCCGACGGCCGCTACTGGTTCAGCTACGAGATCTGCAACTACGGCGACCGCTACTGCGACCCGTATTACAAGATCTCCACGGACGGCGCGAACTGGGGCGATCCGGCCGATCCGGGCACACGCGTGAACACCGCCAGCGGCAACTACTTCCAGCACGCGCAGACCGTCACGCTCTTCCCGGGCGGGCCGAACGGTGTGCGGCTCGTGATGGTCGGGCAGATCTACACCAACGCCAAGGGCACACCCGTGGCCGGCAACGGCCAGACCTTGCTCGCCAACGACAACCTCGGCGCCGGCAACTGGTACCCGCTGCCCGCCCCCATCCTCATCACCGGCATCTACAACAACTTCTGCCCCAACTACTCGTCGACGCTGCTGCCGGTCGACGGCGGCAAGAACGTGGTGGAGATCGCCACCGAGTACAACCTCGGCTGCAAGGCCTACTTCGGCAAAGGTCCGATGGGCTGA
- the rfbA gene encoding glucose-1-phosphate thymidylyltransferase RfbA, with translation MKGIVLAGGSGTRLHPITQAVSKQLLPVYDKPMIYYPISVLMLAGIREILVISTPADLPNFRRLLGDGSQFGLSFSFAEQPSPNGLAEAFVIGADFVGDDSVALVLGDNIFYGQGFSHTLQDASTDLDGCVLFGYRVKDPERYGVGEIDGAGKLVSIEEKPVSPRSNNAITGLYFYDNGVVDISRALKPSHRGELEITDVNLTYLREGRATLIELSRGFAWLDTGTHDSLLEAGQFVQVLEHRTGVRIACLEEIAARMGFISADECYALGTKLAKSGYGDYVMSVAQSLGSTGA, from the coding sequence ATGAAGGGCATCGTGCTGGCGGGGGGCAGCGGAACGCGTCTGCACCCGATCACGCAGGCCGTGTCGAAGCAGCTGCTGCCGGTCTACGACAAGCCGATGATCTACTACCCGATCTCGGTGCTCATGCTGGCGGGGATCCGGGAGATCCTGGTGATCTCCACGCCGGCCGACCTGCCGAACTTCCGGCGCCTGCTGGGCGACGGCAGCCAGTTCGGGCTGTCGTTCAGCTTCGCCGAGCAGCCCAGCCCCAACGGCCTGGCCGAGGCCTTCGTCATCGGCGCCGACTTCGTGGGTGACGACTCCGTGGCCCTGGTCCTGGGCGACAACATCTTCTACGGCCAGGGTTTCTCGCACACCCTGCAGGACGCGTCGACCGACCTCGACGGCTGCGTGCTCTTCGGCTATCGCGTCAAGGACCCCGAGCGCTACGGCGTCGGCGAGATCGACGGGGCCGGCAAGCTCGTGTCGATCGAGGAGAAGCCGGTTTCGCCGCGGTCCAACAACGCGATCACCGGGCTCTACTTCTACGACAACGGGGTCGTCGACATCTCGCGCGCGCTCAAGCCGTCGCACCGCGGCGAGCTGGAGATCACGGACGTCAACCTCACCTACCTGCGCGAAGGCCGCGCCACCCTCATCGAGCTCAGCCGCGGCTTCGCCTGGCTCGACACAGGCACGCACGACTCGCTGCTGGAAGCCGGGCAGTTCGTGCAGGTGCTGGAACACCGCACGGGCGTGCGCATCGCCTGCCTGGAGGAGATCGCGGCCCGGATGGGCTTCATCAGCGCGGACGAGTGTTACGCGCTGGGCACGAAGCTGGCGAAGTCGGGGTATGGGGACTACGTGATGAGCGTGGCGCAGTCGTTGGGTTCGACGGGAGCCTAG